In Leucoraja erinacea ecotype New England chromosome 9, Leri_hhj_1, whole genome shotgun sequence, the genomic window aataggtgacgtttcgggtcgagacccttcttcagatatgttgcCCCGGCGCCTGATGACTGTTCTCCATTTAAAATGTGCGTTCACCCCTGTGGTCAAAGCCCAGGGTACAACGAAGCTTTTACCATGCTCCCTTGCTTTGTGGTCCTGCACCTCGTGGAGGTTTTTAATGTTAGGCGTGTCCAGACACAACGGTGACAATAAGAGGGATTCGCCGAGTACTCGACAAGAAAGAGTAACTCGCAGGGGTGCAACTAGCACTTTTACTTTATTTACTGCAGGGGCTGCCAGAAAAAGAGCCGAATTGGCAAAAAGCAAACTTGGTAATAAACTGATGGATATTCCAAAGGTAGCGAACACTGCAAAAACGCAAATTCCAATAAACCCTTTGAGTATAGATGAATGGAAGAAACTGAAAGCTGATGCATACAATAAAACTCGTTTTGAAGTAAGCATGATGGAAAAATTGCTGTCCAATCATGCTGATATTGACGTGGCTAAATCACTTTTAGTTTTTGTGACAATGGAAACTGGTACTATTGGATATGAACTACTTTTGAAGTATTTAGCACTGTGTGTCCAAGGGCATCATCTAAACGAGGTGCTTGATGTGTATGCCATTatgaaaacaaaatttaaaacgATGGATATAGGAGCTAACAGCCTCTTCATCAGTGGTTTTAGCAAGACGGATCGTTGGAAGGAGGCTTTGATATTTTtggattcaattaaaaaaatgattaaCCCATCACCAAGAAATTATGGTGATGTTATTATTTCCGCACTTCAGCACAAAGAAGTAGAAACTGCTTGGAGATTGCTTAACGAGATGGAAAGCAGAAATCTACAACCAAATGAAGAAACATTGCAAGCATTTTTCCATTGTGTTAAATCATCGTGTGATAAGCAATATGAAAATATGATGATGAATATCCTTTCATACCTGAGAGACAATCAAATATATCCTGGGGAAACTTTATTGTACAGTATCCAGTCCTGGTTTGAGAGGTAAAAATAATTACTTATGTTCTTTTGGACATCTTGGTTAGGATTTAATGGTAAATCCAAATATCCATTTTAATGCGTTGTGCTGTGGGTCAGGTGAAAACTCCCTTGTCGATGTTTTGATTTAGCAAGCCCTTCCTTGATTACTGCACAAAAGGATCATTGATCCATTCTGCAATATTTACTATATTATAGTTGCGTTCTAAGATGAATTAGCAACATTTCATGTTATTTGCTTGCTTTTTAATTTGCTTTAAACATGCATTTCACATAACAATATCTAAGCTTAGTTATTACTCTTATCTTGTAATGAAGCCATCTGTTGATTTTTCTTTTATTAATTGGACCTGTTGATTGAGTTGTGCAGGTATGGTGTCACATTTTCCAGTAAATGTATAAAACCGAGAGTCGTTGTAGCATGACTTTCTAAGTTAATTGCTTCATTTGTACTAATCTTTTGTATAACAGCTTCAAAACAATAGAGAAGGAACTCTATTGAGTTCCTTCTCTATTGGAGAGAAGAAACGAgacaggaagaggaggagcctgagggctgagggagagctgagaaggggaggagacagcaatggatactggaaattggagaattgtttatgccgctagggtgcagactgcccaagcggaatatgaggtgctgctcctccaatttccggtggtgctcactctggccatggaggaggcccaggacagagaggtcggattcggaatgggagggggagttgaagtgctgagccactgggagatcaggttggttaatgcagaccgagcggaggtgttcggcgaaacgatcgccaagcctacgcttggtctcaccgatgtagaccagcggacatctagagcagcggatgcaatagatgaggttggaggagatgcaggtgaacttctgtTGCACCTGAAACGACTGCTTGGGTGGACTGCTTGctctcctcccccctcgactccattcaaggaaaaaccaaacttatttccacaaagCTTGACtgcatcctatcccccccccccccccccggttaaatccctccctacctatgttcaagacaccccagacactctccgtcgtctccggacATTCCATTCTATAggtccccatcccctcatcttcaccatggacgtccagtcactctacacctccatcccccaccaggatggtctcaaagccctctggttcttcctcgaccggagaatcaACCTATACctgtccactgatactctcctccgcctagcggagttggtccttaccctcaataacctcGTTtgactgctcccatttcctccaaatacaaggcgtagctatgggcacgcgcatgggccccagctatgcctgcattCTTGTCGGGTGCGtccaacaatccttgttcgaaggcgtaccagggccccatccctgacctctacctctgctacatcgacgattgctttggtgctacctcctgcaccaacacacaactgactgacttcatccgcttcaccactaacttccatccggcactcaaatacacctggaccattttcgacacttccctaccttttcttgacctcactatctccatcgcaggtgttctgaccgacatccactataaactgactcccatagctatctagactacacttcttcccaccctgcttcctgtaaggactccatcccctactcccaattcctccgtctacgccgcatctgctcccagggtgAGGCgtttcacaccagggcatcggaaatgtccgcattcttcagggaacggggggggttcccctcccctactattgatgaggctctcaccagggtctcttccataccccgtaacactgctctctctccacacccccctactcataacaagggcagagtcccccgagtcctcgcctttcaccccacaagccatcacatacaacaaatagtcctccgtcattttcgccacctccaacgtgaccccaccacttgccacatcttcccatctccccccctgtcctcccgatggctcagcacttcaactccccctcccatcccgaatccgacctctctgtcctgggcctcctccatggccagagtgagcaccactggaaattggaggaacagcacctcatgcaccctagcggcataaacattgaattctccaatttccggtagctcttgctgactcctccccttctcagctctccctcagccctcgggctcctcctcgtcctttctcctttcttctctctcccccccccccccccaccccccaacatcaatctgaagaagggttttggcccgaaacgttgcctatttcctttgctccatagatgctgctgcacccatt contains:
- the prorp gene encoding mitochondrial ribonuclease P catalytic subunit, which gives rise to MLPRRLMTVLHLKCAFTPVVKAQGTTKLLPCSLALWSCTSWRFLMLGVSRHNGDNKRDSPSTRQERVTRRGATSTFTLFTAGAARKRAELAKSKLGNKLMDIPKVANTAKTQIPINPLSIDEWKKLKADAYNKTRFEVSMMEKLLSNHADIDVAKSLLVFVTMETGTIGYELLLKYLALCVQGHHLNEVLDVYAIMKTKFKTMDIGANSLFISGFSKTDRWKEALIFLDSIKKMINPSPRNYGDVIISALQHKEVETAWRLLNEMESRNLQPNEETLQAFFHCVKSSCDKQYENMMMNILSYLRDNQIYPGETLLYSIQSWFESLPGKVWEGHKTTIEYSGECHKCNTLLESIQLSDEEYNILRDCVMNDVIQGRDVFKKTTPEELQHFQSFVKNRLPFDVVIDGLNVANISAKGTQSKILLEVVSHLAQQNLRLLVLGRKHMLRGTRNWDKSHMAAIQKYADCFFTSNISEDDPFLLYATIISGNHCKFVSRDLMRDHKACLINKNARRLFFKWQRGHQLVLSHYNPGHKIKFEVITKYDTIMQSTHNTWHIPYEERGVERSSYEVPRRWLCLQNITEKK